GGTGGTATTCGATTTTACAAACCCATAAATATTGGCGAAGTAATTAAAGTTGACGCCTACGTTATTTATACCGGTAAAACCAGCATTCATATTGCAGTTGATGTTTATTCTCGCGGAATTCAGAATCCTAATTTTGTTAAAAAAACGCACTGCGTGATTGTTTTTGTAGCTGTTGATGGAAACGGAAAACCATCGAATGTAGAAAAATTTGTTCCACAAGACGAAATTGAAAGCAAATACGAAGAATATGCGTTGCGATTAAAAGCTTTACGCGAAAATATTGATAAAGAAATGATGCCGTTTATTGAAGAGCAAAATTAACTAAACTGAAATGAAAAATTTATCTTTACTTTTACTGCTTTTGTTTTTTGCTTCATGTGGTCCGATGTCTAAAATTTCTAAAAAAAATGAATACCAATACGTAAGTTTAAACGACCAAAAGACCCTGATTAAAATGACTAAAAACAAAAAAATAGATTTTATTAGTTATCAACCTACAGGTTTTATAAATCCAAAAAACAACAAGCAATTTAAAAAACTAAAAAAAGCATCGCAATCAGCGGACATTACCAATTTAAACGATGTTATAACTTGTGGGTTTATTATAAATTCAGATTATACAAATCTTGCAGGAAAAGATTTTTACATATTACTAAACCCAAAAAATAAAGTTATTGTAGATTCCACCCAATATGAACATTATAAAAAAAGAATTGATAATGATATAGTTGAGCTGATTATAAATAAACAATCTCCGCTTTCAGAACAATTATTTATATGGGAGAATATTTACATAAATTACGGAAGGCCAAATGTAAAAACAACCTTCAAAGCACCACAAAAAAATTAACTAACATACAAATTTCCACTATGAAAAAATCACTTTTACTAACCTTGCTTTTTATAGCAACAACAACTTTTGCACAAAAACAAAATGCTACCATTTTTTGGGACAATCTTACAAAGCTTTGCGGACAATCTTTTGAAGGAAAAATTGTAAAAGGCGGCAAAGAAGGAGACGGATTTACGGGCGAAAAATTAGTAATGCACGTAATGAGCTGCGATAAAAATGAAATTCGCGTTCCGTTTCACGTAGGTAACAACCATTCTAGAACTTGGGTTTTAACCAAAGACAGCAAAGGGCTTATTACCTTAAAACACGACCACAGAAAAGAAGATGGATCTGAAGATGAAGTAACACAATATGGCGGAACGGCATCTAATTACGGAAGCGAAACTTTACAATATTTTCCAGCCGATATTTTTACACAAAAGCTAATTGGTTATGCTTACAGCAACGTTTGGTGGATTACTTTAACCAAAGATGCTTTTAGTTATAACTTAGAAAAAATTGATACTGATCGTGTTTTTAGCGTAGTTTTTGATTTAAAAAAGCAAGTAGAAACTCCGGTAAAACCTTGGGGAACAAAATAAAAAAAAGGAAGTACAAATTGTACTTCCTTTTTTTATTTTTATACCCTACCTTTTAAGGCGTTAAATACCCAAGCAATGGCAAAAAAACCAATGCCCACAGCTGCAAAACCTAAGCCAGCAACTTCGTAATATCTAAAAACCCCTAAAGTAATTAACAAAATACCCATTACAATCATAATAAGAGTTGCCCACCCCAAAATTGAATTTTTATTCATCATTTTCTTATTATCTTTATTTTTCATAGCCTGAAGTTGCTTGTTATTTTTTTACATTTTCAAAAATAGAAATTAATGTTTCTTTCAGCAAATCATTGTGCGAAATATTTCCGGCATCAACGCCCTTGCTTTTTACATCCAATCGGTGCAAAGCACTAATAATTTTTGCTGTATTTTTCATCGGAAACAACTTAGCAGCTTGTTCTATTTCACCCACAAAATACGGGCTCATTTTTAAAACCGATGCAGCATTGCTTTTATTTGGTAATGCATGATAAGTTAAAATACGTTTAAAATGCGTATACAACGCACTAATGGTTAACAGCACTGGGTTAGCAGACGGATCTTTAGAAAACTGATTGATGATGCGATACGATTTTTGCACATTTAACGTACTAATGGCACTAATTAGCTCAAAATTATTATAATCTTTACTAAAACCAATATTCTGCTCAATAATATCAACCGTAATTACATCACCTGGTTTTAATAAAATAGCCAGCTTATCAAACTCATTAGAAATTCGGGTTAAATCAGTTCCTAAAAATTCAATAAACAAAGCAGCTGCTTTAGGTTCAATAGTTAGTTTTTTGGTTTTTAGCACGCCGGTCATCCATTTAAGCACCTCGTTTTCATATTTCTTTTTACTATGAAAAATATAATTTTGTTTGGTAAGTGCTTTAGTAACTTTTAATTTTCCGTCTAGCTTATCACGTTTGTAACAAAAAACTAAAATGGTAGTTGGTTGCGGATTTTCAACATAAGCGGTTAGTTCGTTTATGTTTCTAGAAAGTTCTTGCGCTTCGCGCACAATAATAACTTGCTTTTCTCCCAACATCGGAAAACGCTTGGCAGCGCCAACAACATCCTGAATAGAAACATCTTTTCCGTACAAAACTGTTTGATCAAAACCACGGCTTTCTTCGGGTAAAACATTGTTTTCTATAAACTCAGCTATTTTATCTATATAGTAAGGTTCATCTCCCATTAAAAAATAAATCGGCTTTACATTTCCTGCTTTTATTTCTTTAATGATATTTGATACGTTATCCATCAATTTTTGTATTTTAAAGAAAAATTAATAGATATTTGCAACATGCAAACGCTTAATTTTCCTACTTTTAAGTTTCGCTTCAAAAATAGCGAAAATAAAACATCTATTTTCGATGTAGTACGCAAAAAATTTGTGATTCTTACTCCCGAAGAATGGGTAAGACAGCACGTAGTACATTATCTGATTCAAAATAAAGGTTATCCCTTATCGCATATTAATGTTGAAAAAGTGGTGAAAATTAATACCATGAACAAACGTTACGATGTGGTTGTTTTTAATCCGGACGGAAGTATTTTTTTATTGGTAGAATGCAAAGCGCCTCAAGTTACCATAACACAAGAAACTTTTGATCAAATTGCGCGATATAATGGGGTGCTTGATGCCAATTATTTAATGGTTACCAACGGCATCAATCATTATTTTTGTAAATTAGATTACGAAAATCAAGGTTATGTTTTTTTACAAAATTTACCTTAACAAATGAAAAACAAAATTTTATTATATGCTTTACCTGTTATTCAGGTACTAACCTTAAGCTGTAAAAAAGATTTAAAAATGGATACCGAAACACAAACCGATTCGGTTACTTTTGTTGATTCTGATTTAGAGCGTAAAATTCATTTACGCAATGCGAAAAACAAAAAAGCCATTTTTTTCCCAGATTCGTTAAACAGCGATATTTACATTCAAAACATTTTAAAGCTCGAAAACGAGCTGGATTCGTTATTGCGCAAAAAAAGCAGCTTAGAAGCGAATTTACTGTACGAAGATTATTCGCAAGAACTTATTGCCAATTTAACCTCGTTTAACTTTACAAAAAGTGATATTTTAGATAATTATGTAAATTATCCGCCCAACGAAATTCCGGAAGAATGGAAAAAACAAATTGAATATTTAAAAACTTTAGGCATAGAATTGGTTTACGAAGGCGAAGGATATTACAGCTTTCAGTTTAAACACGATTATTTTTATCAGCTTTTTAAAGGTAAAGTAACCTCAGATTTAGAAACCTTTTTAAACAATTATGCCGAAGATAGCAAAGTTGTTTTTCAGGTTGATGCTGGCATTGTTGTACCGTGGAAAGAAATTAGAAAGCGCATTTTGCGTTGGGAAAAGTTTATTATAGATAACCCCGAATCGCGTTACAATACCACCGCCAAAGAAGTTTATGCATTTTATTTAAGCTGCTATTTATTAGGCATGGAAAATACGCGTACCTACGAGGCAAAAACGCGTGAAATATATCCTGAAATTAAAAACGATTATTTGTTGTTTATAAGCGGAAATCCAAATTCGTTTAGTACCGAATTAACCAAGGAATATTTAGAATATTTTGATTACGCTGCTAAAAATTTAAACAACGACCAATTTGAACAAGAAATTCAGCAGCATGTTATTGACATTTTGCAAGAAACATTAAACTACAAAACCAATTGAAACAATTAGCCCTTGTAATATTAAACTGGAATGGTAAAAACTTACTAGAACAATTTTTACCATCGGTCGTAAAATATTCACAACAAGCACAAATATATGTTGCAGATAATGCATCAACAGATAATTCTGTTGCATTTTTACAACAGCATTATCCTGAAATTATAATAATTCAAAACGATAAAAATTATGGGTATGCAGCAGGTTACAACTTGGCCTTAAAAAAAGTTGAAGAACCTATTTTATGCTTACTAAATTCGGATATTGAAGTTACAGAAAATTGGTTAACACCTATTTTAAATGTTTTTTCTGAAAAGCAAAATGTTGCCATTGTGCAACCACAAATTGCCGATTATAAAAACAAAAAATTATATGAATATGCTGGTGCTGCCGGCGGATTTATAGATAAATACGGATTTGCTTATTGCCGCGGCCGTATTTTTGAAACGTTAGAAGCTAAAAACACGTACGGCTCTGCTCCTATTTTTTGGGCATCTGGAGCATGTTTTTTTATTAAAAAAGATGTTTTTAATTCCTTACAAGGTTTTGACACCGATTTTTTTGCACATCAAGAAGAAATAGATTTATGTTGGCGTGCATATAATGCCAATTATCAAGCCTATTATTGTGCCGAATCTACGGTATATCATTTAGGTGGTGCAACCTTACAGCATAGCAATCCTAAAAAAACGTTTTTAAATTTTAGAAACAGCTTGTGCATGTTGGCCAAAAACCTTCCTAAAAATAAATTATTTGCTATTATCTTTTTGCGCTTGTGTTTAGATGGTTTAGCAGGCGTGCGTTTGTTTTTTAAAGGACAATTTGCACATGTTTGGGCCATTATAACTTCTCATTTTGCTTTTTATCGCATGCTAAGTAAAATGTTGAAGAAAAGAAATGGAACACATAAAGAATCGTATTATGGTTCAAAATCAATCATTTGGGCGTACTTTATAAAAAATATAACACATTTTAGTAATATTTAGCATAATTTTATAATTTAAAAACATTTTAAGTCAAATATCTTTATAATTTTGTGGTATTAATAAACGTATAACTCAAACTTTATGAAAAAAGTATTCATTGCTTTATCTGTGGTTGCTTTAACGCTTTCTTCTTGTGGAGCAAAGAAACAAGTAGCAGAATTAGAAGCTAAAAATCAAGAAATTCAAGACTTATTAAACAGCTGTACTGTGAAATTAAACACAACGTTAGCTGAGAAATCTCAATTAAGCGAAGAAGTTTCTAACTTAAGAAGAAACAACATCGATTTAATTAGCAACATGGGTAATTTAACTACCTTAACTAAAAAAGGTGCTGAAAATCTTGAAAAATCTTTAGAAAGTTTAAAAGAAAAAGATTTAAGAATTACTCGCTTACAAGATGCTTTAACTAAAAAAGACAGTGTTACTTTAGCATTAGTTTCAGCTTTAAAAAGCGATGTTGGTTTACAAGATCCAGACATTAACATTAATGTTGAAAAAGGAGTTATCATGATTTCTATCGCTGATAACTTATTATTCAAATCAGGTAGCTACCAAGTTAGCGCTGGTGCGAAAAAAGTATTAGCTAAAGTTGCACAAGTTGTAAAAAGCAAACCAGAATTTGAATGTATGATTGAAGGACATACTGATAATTTATCTATCAAAAACTCAATCATTCAAGACAACTGGGATTTATCTGTTAAACGTGCTACATCAATTGCTCGCGTTTTACAAGATGATTTAGGAGTTGATCCAAAACAATTAATTCCTGCTGGTCGTAGCTTCTACGTTCCTGTAGCTCCGAACGATACAGCTGCTAACCGCGCTAAAAACCGTAGAACAAAAATCATTATTATGCCAAAAATCGATCAGTTTTATGAAATGATCGAAAGTGAAATGAAAAATCTTTCTGAGGTAAAATAATTACTTACATAAAAAGGCAGCTTTAAAGCTGCCTTTTTTATTTTAATGAAATTGAATAGAATTGTTTATATTTTCGAGTACTTGAAATGAATCAGAATCAAAACAAGATCCGTGTTGGCAATAAATAATTTCACATAACATTAATCGATTATTTACAACTTTAGTACTGGTTAAGTTGTACTGAATTTCATTATCTAAATTAAAACTTGTTGTTAAATAGTTATCCGTTATTTTGTAGGTACTTTGTAAAGATGGTGTGCTAAAATCTGAATTTACCAACTGATGCGCTTTTAACTGTTTTAAAAAACTAGCGTTTAAAACTTCATTACAATACGGTTTTTCAAAAATGGTAACAGAAAGTTCGGTTAATCCATCTTCTGAAATCGCTCTAAAAATATCGCATCGAAACGGATTTAAAAATTCTGGAATTTTTAAGCTACATAAATTAGCTATTTGATGTGATTTATATTTTATAGTACCTTCTGCTAAAGAAGGGCTTGGTACAACGTTCAACATATTTATAGAATTTGCTGTAAAAAAACAGCTTCATTATCGGACAATTAAACGCAAAAAACAGGCTTTTTATTGCCTGTTTCTTATTATATAAATATTGTAAATATTAAAAAATATTTTCTCCGTTAGAATTGGTGGTTAAAACTGCCGACATGTAATCAAAAAAAGGACGGAAGCCCAAAAAACAGGCAATAACCTTATTGTAAAAATCAGGAGATAGCACTTCGGCATCTGTAAAATCTTTATAAATAATAAATGATTTCTTTTTCAGTAAATCAATTGCAGGATGATCCTTAGGATATCCTTTCGGAGCCGTTTTTAATTCTTCGCTTTCTAATCCGTCGTATAATTTTTTAAATTCAGGCGTGGTAAAAAAGCTTCTAAATTCATCCGGATCTAAAGCTATTTCTTCGCGAATACGTTTTAAATCATTAGGTTCGGGACCATAAAATCCGCCAGCAACGCGGCAACCTCCTGGTTTAATTCGTAAAAAATAACCACCGCGCAAATACGGTTTTTGACGCGGAATATGCAAGCCAAAATAATCTTTATACGGGAGCTTGTTTTTAGAAAAACGTGCATCACGATATAACCTGTGAATATGAATAGGTTCTAACTGATCGTGCTTTTCCATTTCAGCGTACAAGCTTTTAAAAAAGTTTTTAACCTGATCAAACTCAACGTCTATTTCGGGTTTATGTTCGGTAAACCATTCGCGGTTGTTGTTTTGCGCAATGGCTTTTAAAATATTAAGATTACCTGGCGTAAGTTGTTCCATGATATTTAAATTTTATGCAATAAAAAAACCTCGAACTTTAGGGCTCGAGGTTAAATTTATGAAATAATATTCAATTATTTTACTTCTTCAAAATCTACATCTTGAGTTGCATCTCCACCACCTTGGTTTGGTTGTGCTTGTTGTGCCGCTCCTTGATCTTGTGCTTTGTACATTTCTTCTGATGCAGCTTTCCATGCTTCGTTAATTTTATCTAACGCTGGAGTAATTGTAGCTACGTCACGAGTTTCGTAAGCTTTTTTAAGCTCTTCTAAAGCACCTTGAATTGCAGTTTTGTTTCCTTCTGATAATTTGTCACCAAATTCAGTTAATTGCTTTTCTGTTTGGAAAATCATTGAATCTGCTTCGTTTAATTTTTCAGCAGTTTCTTTTGCAATTTTATCAGCTTCAGCATTTGCTTCGGCTTCTTGTTTCATTCTTTCAATTTCTTCAGCAGTTAAACCAGATGAAGCTTCGATACGAATATCGTGAGATTTACCAGTTCCTTTATCAGTAGCTGAAACTTTAATAATACCGTTTGCATCAATATCAAAAGTTACTTCAATTTGAGGCACACCTCTTTGTGCTGGTGGTAAACCTTCTAAGTGAAAACGACCAATTGTTTTGTTATCGTTTGCCATTGGGCGCTCACCTTGTAACACGTGAATTTCTACTGATGGTTGGTTATCAACTGCAGTTGAGAAAATTTGAGATTTTTTAGTTGGAATAGTTGTATTCGCTTCAATTAATTTAGTGAATACTCCACCCATTGTTTCAATACCTAATGAAAGCGGTGTTACGTCTAATAATAATACGTCTTTTACTTCACCAGTTAAAACACCACCTTGAATAGCAGCTCCTACAGCAACAACCTCGTCTGGATTAACTCCTTTAGATGGTTTTTTACCGAAGAATTTTTCTACTTGTTCTTGGATTACTGGTATACGTGTAGAACCACCAACTAAAATTACTTCATCAATATCAGATGTAGATAAACCAGCATCTTTTAATGATTTTGCAACAGGTTCCATAGAACGTTTTACTAAATCAGCAGCTAATTGCTCAAATTTAGCACGCGTTAAAGTTTGTACCAAGTGTTTTGGTCCTGTAGCTGTTGCAGTAACGTATGGTAAGTTAATTTCTGTTTGAGTTGAAGATGATAATTCAATCTTCGCTTTTTCAGCAGCTTCTTTTAAACGTTGTAATGCCATTGGATCTTGACGTAAATCAATTCCTTCTGCCGCTTTAAAATCTTCAGCTAACCAGTCAATAATAACTTGGTCAAAATCATCACCACCTAAGTGTGTATCTCCGTTTGTAGATAAAACTTCAAAAACACCGTCACCTAACTCTAAGATAGAAATATCAAAAGTACCTCCACCTAAATCGTAAACAGCAATTTTTTTATCTTGTCCACCTTTATCTAATCCGTAAGCTAATGCAGCTGCAGTTGGCTCGTTGATAATACGCATTACTTCTAAACCTGCAATTTGACCTGCTTCTTTAGTTGCTTGACGTTGCGCATCATTAAAATATGCAGGTACTGTAATAACTGCTTGAGAAACTGGTTGACCTAAAAAGTCTTCAGCTGTTTTTTTCATTTTTTGTAGAATCATTGCAGATAATTCTTGTGGCGTATATAAACGTCCGTCAATATCTACACGTGGTGTATCATTATCACCTTTTACTACTTTGTACGCAACATTACCTAATTCACTAGAAACGTCTGAGAATTTTTCTCCCATAAAACGTTTAATAGATGCAATAGTTTTTGTTGGGTTAGTAACCGCTTGGCGTTTTGCCGGGTCACCTACTTTAATTTCACCACCTTCTACAAATGCGATTACAGACGGTGTAGTTCTTTTACCTTCAGCATTAGCAATAACAACTGGTTCATTACCTTCCATTACTGTAACGCATGAGTTTGTTGTACCTAAGTCAATACCTATAATTTTGCTCATAATATTTTATTATCTATTTTATGTTTTAAACTTCTTTATTCAACCATGTTGGTTGCTTTGAATTAGTCAATCTTTGTGCCAAAATAAAAGTTACTAAATAAAATGTCAAATTGTCATTTTCATTTTGTTTGCGCCGACGTTTCGTCACAAAAAATAAAAAAAATCTGCCAAAAGCAAACTGATTTTCTGCCAAAATTATAATGAATTCATTTTATCTCTTAAATATCAAAAAGGAATTTAAATAACAATAAAACTCATTTTTTCCAAATTTAGTACCTAATAACATCTAGATTTACTTAATCAGATTAGGTAAGAATAACGAAACACAAAGTTAATTTCAATAAAAACACAATCAAACCAACAAAATAAAACACATAACGCAACGTAAATTACGAAACTGTGTTTTTTATGTAATAATTTAATAATAAAAAATTAATTAAATTTTAATACATCTTGGTTCGGTAAAAAACGAACTAATTTATATATTTGCATTTTTACTTACAAAATGGATAAAACTTTAGAAAAATTAATAGATAATTATACGGAGCATTGTTTAGAAAGTTATAAGCTTAGCCCGTTGCAAGCAAAAATATTTGCTTATGTATTAATTTATGGTAGAAAGAACGAAATTACTTTTGACCAAGTTATAGATTATACCAAAGCTTGTAAAAGTTCAGTATCAACGAGTTTAAATAGTTTGATTGATCAGAAAAGAATTGTTTTTGAAAACAAACCTAACGATCGGAAAAAATATTACAAGATTAACCGAATGTCTGATTTA
This genomic window from Flavobacterium agricola contains:
- a CDS encoding DUF2461 domain-containing protein, with product MEQLTPGNLNILKAIAQNNNREWFTEHKPEIDVEFDQVKNFFKSLYAEMEKHDQLEPIHIHRLYRDARFSKNKLPYKDYFGLHIPRQKPYLRGGYFLRIKPGGCRVAGGFYGPEPNDLKRIREEIALDPDEFRSFFTTPEFKKLYDGLESEELKTAPKGYPKDHPAIDLLKKKSFIIYKDFTDAEVLSPDFYNKVIACFLGFRPFFDYMSAVLTTNSNGENIF
- a CDS encoding type I restriction enzyme HsdR N-terminal domain-containing protein, which translates into the protein MQTLNFPTFKFRFKNSENKTSIFDVVRKKFVILTPEEWVRQHVVHYLIQNKGYPLSHINVEKVVKINTMNKRYDVVVFNPDGSIFLLVECKAPQVTITQETFDQIARYNGVLDANYLMVTNGINHYFCKLDYENQGYVFLQNLP
- a CDS encoding CAL67264 family membrane protein, producing the protein MNKNSILGWATLIMIVMGILLITLGVFRYYEVAGLGFAAVGIGFFAIAWVFNALKGRV
- the holA gene encoding DNA polymerase III subunit delta yields the protein MDNVSNIIKEIKAGNVKPIYFLMGDEPYYIDKIAEFIENNVLPEESRGFDQTVLYGKDVSIQDVVGAAKRFPMLGEKQVIIVREAQELSRNINELTAYVENPQPTTILVFCYKRDKLDGKLKVTKALTKQNYIFHSKKKYENEVLKWMTGVLKTKKLTIEPKAAALFIEFLGTDLTRISNEFDKLAILLKPGDVITVDIIEQNIGFSKDYNNFELISAISTLNVQKSYRIINQFSKDPSANPVLLTISALYTHFKRILTYHALPNKSNAASVLKMSPYFVGEIEQAAKLFPMKNTAKIISALHRLDVKSKGVDAGNISHNDLLKETLISIFENVKK
- a CDS encoding glycosyltransferase family 2 protein, whose amino-acid sequence is MKQLALVILNWNGKNLLEQFLPSVVKYSQQAQIYVADNASTDNSVAFLQQHYPEIIIIQNDKNYGYAAGYNLALKKVEEPILCLLNSDIEVTENWLTPILNVFSEKQNVAIVQPQIADYKNKKLYEYAGAAGGFIDKYGFAYCRGRIFETLEAKNTYGSAPIFWASGACFFIKKDVFNSLQGFDTDFFAHQEEIDLCWRAYNANYQAYYCAESTVYHLGGATLQHSNPKKTFLNFRNSLCMLAKNLPKNKLFAIIFLRLCLDGLAGVRLFFKGQFAHVWAIITSHFAFYRMLSKMLKKRNGTHKESYYGSKSIIWAYFIKNITHFSNI
- a CDS encoding acyl-CoA thioesterase, translating into MRKNNRITFQFISEPTDVNFGGKVHGGVVMKWIDQVAYTCASTWAEKYCVTIYVGGIRFYKPINIGEVIKVDAYVIYTGKTSIHIAVDVYSRGIQNPNFVKKTHCVIVFVAVDGNGKPSNVEKFVPQDEIESKYEEYALRLKALRENIDKEMMPFIEEQN
- the dnaK gene encoding molecular chaperone DnaK, with product MSKIIGIDLGTTNSCVTVMEGNEPVVIANAEGKRTTPSVIAFVEGGEIKVGDPAKRQAVTNPTKTIASIKRFMGEKFSDVSSELGNVAYKVVKGDNDTPRVDIDGRLYTPQELSAMILQKMKKTAEDFLGQPVSQAVITVPAYFNDAQRQATKEAGQIAGLEVMRIINEPTAAALAYGLDKGGQDKKIAVYDLGGGTFDISILELGDGVFEVLSTNGDTHLGGDDFDQVIIDWLAEDFKAAEGIDLRQDPMALQRLKEAAEKAKIELSSSTQTEINLPYVTATATGPKHLVQTLTRAKFEQLAADLVKRSMEPVAKSLKDAGLSTSDIDEVILVGGSTRIPVIQEQVEKFFGKKPSKGVNPDEVVAVGAAIQGGVLTGEVKDVLLLDVTPLSLGIETMGGVFTKLIEANTTIPTKKSQIFSTAVDNQPSVEIHVLQGERPMANDNKTIGRFHLEGLPPAQRGVPQIEVTFDIDANGIIKVSATDKGTGKSHDIRIEASSGLTAEEIERMKQEAEANAEADKIAKETAEKLNEADSMIFQTEKQLTEFGDKLSEGNKTAIQGALEELKKAYETRDVATITPALDKINEAWKAASEEMYKAQDQGAAQQAQPNQGGGDATQDVDFEEVK
- a CDS encoding OmpA/MotB family protein translates to MKKVFIALSVVALTLSSCGAKKQVAELEAKNQEIQDLLNSCTVKLNTTLAEKSQLSEEVSNLRRNNIDLISNMGNLTTLTKKGAENLEKSLESLKEKDLRITRLQDALTKKDSVTLALVSALKSDVGLQDPDININVEKGVIMISIADNLLFKSGSYQVSAGAKKVLAKVAQVVKSKPEFECMIEGHTDNLSIKNSIIQDNWDLSVKRATSIARVLQDDLGVDPKQLIPAGRSFYVPVAPNDTAANRAKNRRTKIIIMPKIDQFYEMIESEMKNLSEVK